The Candidatus Binataceae bacterium genome contains the following window.
CATACCGAGGAGATCTTGCGCGAGGCGAATATCGCGCGCGAGACGATCGAAGAATTGCGCGCCGACAAGGTAATCATCTAGCCCGCCAACGGGCGCGCCGGATCTTCACAAGGGGACACCGAAATGGCCGACGGACCGCTCGCTGGATTTCGCATTCTCGATCTCACTCAGGCCGTCTCCGGACCCTTCTGCACGATGCTGCTTGGCGATCTCGGCGCCGACGTCATCAAGGTTGAAGCGCCGACCGGCGACACCACGCGGCTGATCACGCGGCCCGGAAAGAATGGTGTGGGCGCCTACTACCTGATGTTCAACCGCAACAAGCGCGGCATCGTGATTGATTTGCGCCAGGAGCAGGGGCGCGATCTGGTGCGGCGGCTCGCCGGCAAATGCGATGCGATGATCGAGAATAACCGCCCCGGCGTTGCCGATCGGCTCGGCGTCGGCTATGCGGATGTCCGCAAAATTAACCCCAAGATCGTCTATTGTGCGATCCACGGCTTTGCGCCCGATGGCGAGATGGCCGACGCGCCCGCATATGATCCGGTCATCCAGGGTTTTACCGGAATGGCGGCCATTCAGGGTGGTCCGGGCGGCAAGCCCACGGCGGTTAAAACCGTGCTCGCCGACAAAATCAGCGGCCTGACCGCAGCAATCGGCATCGTCGCCGCGCTGCACGCCGCCCGCAGCCGCGGCGTCGGCCAATACCTCCGTGTGCCGATGGTCGAGGCGATGCTGAATTTCGTCGCCAATGACACGATGGTCGGTTACGCCTTCATTCCGGAAGACGAGTACAAGCATCAGACGCCGAAGAATGGCAGCCTCGATCCGTTCCGCACCAAAGACGGCTACGTCAGCATCGCGCCGTATACTGATGATCAGTGGCAGCGCTTGCTCGCCGGCGTCGGACATCCCGAGTGGTGGGACGTGCCGGATCGGCGAGAGCGGCTGCGCACCTGTCTGCGCGGGATCGCGCAACTCTTCCCCGAGCGCGAAAGCGCGCATTGGCTCAAGGTTATCGAAGAGGCGGATTGTCCCGGCGGGCCGGTCCACACCTATGAAACGCTCTTCAGCGATCCCGAGATCGTCGCCAACGAGAATTTCACCATCTGGGAGCATCCGCAGGCCGGAGCGGTACGGACGGTGAATCCTGGGATGCGCTTCAGCGAGACGCCGGCAAAATTCCGGCGCCGCCCGCCGGCGCTCGGCGAGCATACCGAGGAAGTGCTGCGCGAGGCCGGCATCCCGCTCGAGCAGCTCGCGGAGCTGCGCGCCGATAAAGTGATCAACTAGCCTCGTCCGCGCCGCCGTTCACTCAGTCGCGCACTGCGCAATCAGTCGTGAAAATCCGGCATCACCTCGCGCGCGAAGAGTTCGAGCGATCGCGTTGCGACGCGCGGATCCATCCCGGGCAGTTGCGACGCCATGATGAAGTGCGTGCAGGCATACTCGGCGCGAAACTTCTTGAGCTTGGCCGCGACTTCCTTCGCTGTTC
Protein-coding sequences here:
- a CDS encoding CoA transferase, with the translated sequence MADGPLAGFRILDLTQAVSGPFCTMLLGDLGADVIKVEAPTGDTTRLITRPGKNGVGAYYLMFNRNKRGIVIDLRQEQGRDLVRRLAGKCDAMIENNRPGVADRLGVGYADVRKINPKIVYCAIHGFAPDGEMADAPAYDPVIQGFTGMAAIQGGPGGKPTAVKTVLADKISGLTAAIGIVAALHAARSRGVGQYLRVPMVEAMLNFVANDTMVGYAFIPEDEYKHQTPKNGSLDPFRTKDGYVSIAPYTDDQWQRLLAGVGHPEWWDVPDRRERLRTCLRGIAQLFPERESAHWLKVIEEADCPGGPVHTYETLFSDPEIVANENFTIWEHPQAGAVRTVNPGMRFSETPAKFRRRPPALGEHTEEVLREAGIPLEQLAELRADKVIN